A genomic window from Mycetohabitans rhizoxinica HKI 454 includes:
- a CDS encoding DUF2471 family protein — protein sequence MDDAFFSERAFDRAAADLRRIVHAIAGRYRVRGEPLTWRRLHDIEAEALSDLGLSCRHDASLLALFSPSLEHDFPHSDEVVCVSGAQRVPLITWFVFDVYDLIATPAPRPPQVQYKTAAMS from the coding sequence ATGGACGATGCATTTTTCTCGGAACGGGCGTTCGATCGCGCCGCCGCCGATTTGCGGCGAATCGTGCATGCGATCGCCGGCCGATATCGGGTCCGCGGCGAGCCGCTGACATGGCGGCGCCTTCACGACATCGAAGCAGAGGCGCTGTCCGACCTCGGGCTGAGCTGCCGCCACGACGCCTCGTTGCTTGCCCTGTTCTCACCATCGCTGGAGCACGACTTCCCGCACTCGGACGAGGTGGTGTGCGTGTCAGGCGCGCAACGCGTGCCACTGATTACGTGGTTCGTGTTCGACGTCTATGATCTGATCGCGACGCCGGCGCCCCGGCCGCCGCAAGTCCAATACAAAACGGCCGCAATGTCGTAG